One part of the Chryseobacterium sp. 7 genome encodes these proteins:
- a CDS encoding TauD/TfdA family dioxygenase, translating to MSINYIWGQDLSYPEIKENLQQGNSLVIVKGFPLDDDELQAFVSQLGISLNEKRNNNGKAVFDVKIARRNHFFTSIANSNLVFPLHTDCADFDTIPNTIGLLCVEPAEEDQGTNYFMLLNSLLKHLTEDEKQKLLNKKWKFRNRERSILEIENGKYKICYDRITMESFSKLTPTETEELSHLDQLFKSLSFSIKLEKGDLILFRNDLMLHGRSSINVNSNRLIKRIRFTIS from the coding sequence TTGTCAATTAATTATATCTGGGGACAGGATCTCAGCTATCCGGAAATAAAAGAAAATTTACAGCAGGGAAATTCTTTGGTAATTGTAAAAGGCTTTCCACTGGATGACGATGAACTGCAGGCATTCGTAAGTCAGCTGGGAATTTCATTAAATGAAAAACGGAATAATAACGGCAAAGCGGTTTTTGATGTAAAAATAGCCCGCCGTAATCATTTTTTTACATCCATTGCCAATTCAAATCTGGTTTTTCCTTTACATACTGACTGTGCTGATTTTGATACCATTCCCAACACCATAGGATTACTGTGTGTAGAACCTGCTGAAGAAGATCAGGGAACTAATTATTTCATGCTCCTGAATAGCCTTTTGAAACATTTAACGGAAGATGAAAAACAGAAACTTTTAAATAAAAAGTGGAAATTCAGAAACAGGGAAAGAAGTATTTTAGAAATTGAAAACGGAAAATATAAAATCTGTTACGACAGAATTACAATGGAATCTTTTTCGAAGCTTACTCCCACTGAAACTGAAGAACTGAGCCATCTTGATCAACTGTTCAAAAGTCTTTCTTTCAGCATCAAATTAGAAAAAGGAGATTTGATTTTATTTAGGAACGATCTCATGTTACATGGAAGGAGCTCTATTAATGTAAATTCCAACAGGTTGATAAAAAGGATCAGATTTACAATAAGCTAA
- the ribB gene encoding 3,4-dihydroxy-2-butanone-4-phosphate synthase, giving the protein MEKLLEQFGATSKERVEKALHTLQQGKGILLVDDENRENEGDIIFPASTITEQDMALLIRECSGIVCLCISEEKSRHLNLRPMVEDNNSKNQTAFTISIEAREGVESGVSAKDRVTTIRTAVASNAQAEHIASPGHVFPLIARKDGVFERRGHTEGSVDLVKMANLGDDAVLCELTNEDGSMARLPEIADFAIKKGMSVVTIEDIYTYRKMIISN; this is encoded by the coding sequence ATGGAAAAATTATTAGAACAATTCGGAGCAACCTCCAAAGAACGTGTAGAAAAAGCACTTCACACATTACAACAGGGAAAAGGTATTCTATTAGTAGATGATGAAAACCGCGAAAACGAAGGCGACATTATCTTTCCCGCTTCCACAATTACAGAACAGGACATGGCACTTCTTATCCGCGAATGCAGCGGTATTGTCTGCTTATGTATTTCTGAGGAAAAAAGCCGCCACCTCAACCTTCGTCCGATGGTGGAGGACAACAATTCAAAAAATCAAACTGCATTTACCATTTCTATTGAAGCCAGAGAAGGGGTAGAATCCGGAGTTTCTGCAAAAGATCGTGTAACGACTATCAGAACCGCTGTTGCATCAAATGCCCAGGCAGAACATATTGCAAGCCCCGGGCATGTATTTCCCCTGATCGCCAGAAAAGATGGTGTTTTTGAAAGACGCGGTCATACTGAAGGCAGTGTAGATCTTGTAAAAATGGCCAATCTGGGAGATGATGCCGTACTCTGTGAACTGACCAATGAGGACGGTTCTATGGCAAGACTTCCGGAAATTGCAGACTTTGCTATCAAAAAAGGGATGAGTGTAGTTACCATTGAAGACATCTACACTTACCGTAAAATGATTATAAGCAACTAA
- a CDS encoding serine hydrolase encodes MKPILICIVLLLTVNPLFSQKSKKLEQLFSTYEKAGLFSGSVLIADKGKIIFEKSYGYRNAPKKEKNTNNSLYRVFSTTKMFTATVIFQLEEQGKLSLNDKLSKYYPDFPKGDSITIANLLSHTSGIPNDTNSEYTVDEETFIKYISAKPLNFSPGKDWDYSNSGYYILSYIIKKVTGLDYDQVIENNILKPLKMNHSGFHFNNVIDENKAFGYEFLSDNKSNEALRFKTDHPFGAGAMYSTVEDLFKFNEALKNYSILKKETIDKAFTPYLKDDYGLGFQISTVFDKKRVGHDGGGPGYRSRYYRILQDDICVIVISNSELSHTDFIFPLVEKILYNKPYNIPTIAKVSREDLKKLEGVYSAENSNFYIKSADGKLVFKEGSYPRNALLPLNKTSFQLDEKFTCTFQPDQNGKINTVVIHFWDGTVKTAKRNTSNPTWGIIGNATPSGWDGKDIPLQTDPKNRNIYFLKNYTLKKGNLKFRFNNDWGYSLGLNNDNKSIAFDAYDFPIHEDGVYDITLDMTDIVKPQYSIKKSNS; translated from the coding sequence ATGAAACCTATTTTAATCTGTATCGTTTTATTACTGACGGTGAATCCTCTTTTTTCACAGAAGTCTAAAAAACTGGAACAGTTATTCTCAACCTATGAAAAAGCTGGATTGTTCAGCGGCTCTGTTCTGATTGCTGATAAAGGAAAAATTATTTTTGAAAAAAGCTACGGCTACAGAAATGCTCCTAAAAAAGAGAAAAATACCAATAACAGCCTTTACCGGGTTTTCTCTACCACAAAAATGTTCACGGCAACAGTTATTTTTCAGCTGGAAGAACAGGGGAAATTATCCCTGAATGACAAACTATCCAAATACTATCCTGACTTTCCGAAAGGCGACAGCATTACCATTGCTAATCTGCTTTCCCACACTTCAGGAATTCCTAATGACACAAATTCTGAATATACTGTAGATGAGGAAACATTTATAAAGTATATTTCTGCAAAACCTTTGAATTTTTCTCCGGGAAAAGATTGGGACTACTCCAATTCCGGTTATTATATTCTCAGTTATATTATTAAAAAAGTGACAGGTCTGGATTATGATCAGGTCATAGAAAACAATATCCTGAAGCCGCTCAAAATGAACCACAGTGGCTTTCATTTCAATAACGTGATTGATGAAAATAAAGCATTTGGGTATGAATTTTTATCTGATAATAAATCTAATGAAGCATTACGTTTCAAAACCGACCATCCTTTTGGAGCCGGAGCCATGTATTCTACGGTGGAAGATCTTTTTAAATTCAACGAAGCATTAAAGAATTACAGCATCCTGAAAAAGGAAACCATAGATAAAGCTTTTACCCCTTATCTTAAAGATGATTATGGATTAGGGTTTCAGATTTCGACTGTTTTTGACAAAAAAAGAGTGGGTCATGATGGCGGCGGACCTGGCTATAGAAGCAGATATTACAGGATTCTTCAGGATGATATCTGTGTGATTGTAATTTCAAATTCAGAGCTATCACACACGGATTTTATTTTTCCTCTGGTAGAAAAGATACTGTACAATAAACCTTATAACATTCCTACCATTGCAAAAGTGAGCAGGGAGGACTTAAAAAAGCTGGAAGGCGTTTATTCTGCTGAGAATTCAAATTTCTATATAAAAAGTGCCGATGGGAAACTTGTTTTTAAAGAAGGCAGTTATCCCAGAAACGCTTTATTACCGTTAAACAAAACGTCCTTTCAGCTGGATGAGAAATTCACCTGTACATTCCAACCGGATCAAAACGGAAAAATAAATACTGTTGTTATTCATTTCTGGGACGGAACTGTGAAAACAGCAAAAAGAAATACCAGTAATCCTACCTGGGGAATTATTGGAAATGCTACACCAAGTGGCTGGGACGGAAAAGATATTCCACTGCAGACAGATCCTAAAAATCGCAATATTTATTTCCTGAAAAACTATACATTGAAAAAAGGCAATCTGAAATTCAGGTTTAATAATGACTGGGGATATAGCCTAGGACTGAATAATGATAATAAAAGTATCGCCTTTGATGCCTATGATTTTCCTATTCATGAAGATGGAGTTTATGATATTACTCTTGACATGACTGATATTGTAAAACCACAATACAGCATTAAAAAATCGAATTCATAA
- a CDS encoding T9SS C-terminal target domain-containing protein, translating into MKKLLILSFLGSMLAHAQTLQFKSLANMSMGRGAITSVMVDDNIYVSNGYQETGGNANYIEKYNITDNKWNVLNTTLIPKRYANSETYNNKIYIFNGWGNSHLEIVDLKTYKVTKGAVNRSYTGHAGSAIHNGKIYVFGGSGLNGAATTSFSNKFQYYDIASDTWHPLPNMPTARETKGKIVNDKLYVIGGFNGTPSRLINVYDLNTNLWTDQYTMPAGISGHSLAVSGDKIFIVGGFNNQNFLAYFDTTTNKVHQLSSNMIPRRHAAAEVYNNQLYIIGGSTTSLTKSSIKSIQAADISESALTSENRTLEKKVYTTASRDNFVIGNENNSNQFEYTIYSADGKQVSNGFAYYNKTIDLSKIQRGTYIFSYKNEKGVLQQVRIVR; encoded by the coding sequence TTGAAAAAGTTATTAATTCTTTCATTTTTAGGTTCAATGCTAGCCCATGCACAAACACTTCAATTTAAAAGCCTTGCCAATATGTCTATGGGCAGAGGTGCTATAACCAGTGTAATGGTAGACGATAACATCTATGTGAGCAATGGATATCAGGAAACCGGAGGCAATGCCAATTATATTGAAAAATATAATATTACTGATAATAAGTGGAATGTTCTCAATACTACCCTGATTCCCAAAAGATATGCTAATTCGGAGACGTATAATAATAAAATTTATATTTTTAACGGTTGGGGAAACAGCCATCTTGAAATTGTAGACCTCAAAACTTATAAAGTAACAAAGGGCGCTGTTAACCGTTCCTATACAGGACATGCAGGTTCTGCCATCCATAACGGCAAAATATATGTGTTCGGTGGCAGTGGATTAAACGGAGCTGCCACCACTTCATTTTCCAATAAATTCCAATATTACGATATTGCTTCAGACACATGGCATCCATTACCCAATATGCCTACCGCCAGGGAAACAAAGGGCAAAATTGTGAATGATAAGCTGTATGTTATTGGAGGTTTCAACGGTACCCCATCCCGTCTGATCAATGTTTACGACCTCAACACTAATCTCTGGACCGATCAATATACGATGCCTGCCGGGATATCCGGACACTCATTAGCCGTATCCGGTGATAAAATTTTTATTGTAGGTGGTTTTAATAATCAAAATTTTCTGGCCTATTTTGATACTACTACCAATAAGGTACATCAGCTATCATCCAATATGATTCCCAGAAGGCACGCTGCAGCGGAAGTATATAACAATCAATTATACATCATCGGCGGAAGTACAACGTCTTTAACCAAATCTTCTATTAAAAGCATACAAGCAGCAGATATCAGCGAAAGTGCATTAACCAGTGAAAACCGCACATTAGAAAAAAAGGTATATACAACGGCATCCAGAGATAATTTTGTAATCGGTAACGAAAATAACAGCAATCAGTTTGAATATACCATTTACTCAGCAGATGGAAAGCAGGTCAGTAATGGTTTTGCTTACTATAATAAAACCATAGATCTGTCTAAAATACAGCGCGGAACATATATTTTTAGTTATAAAAATGAGAAAGGAGTTTTACAGCAGGTTAGAATTGTGAGATAA
- a CDS encoding alpha/beta fold hydrolase produces MENYAISSEGQKIYYKESGNGNPTLLFIHGWLGNTEWWQVQQKYLNNQYHIVLMDLSGHGKSDSSRLEWTSERYADDIKAVADAVNSQEIILVGHSMSGAYVLEASLKIPQVKALILIDTLKNLDEYYTEEQTEEVLSLYKADFKYTVENLLPQYLFSEQTPSDVKERLQREFLQNEPEMAINLLRPLYKTDFNTIAKHVQIPVIAINSDASPTDLEANRKYLKNYDYVTIEGVGHYPMLEKPDDFNTILDHVLKRLI; encoded by the coding sequence ATGGAAAACTACGCAATCTCATCAGAGGGTCAGAAAATTTATTATAAAGAATCCGGAAACGGGAATCCAACCCTTCTGTTTATCCACGGATGGCTCGGAAATACCGAATGGTGGCAAGTTCAGCAAAAATATTTAAATAACCAGTATCACATTGTACTGATGGATCTTTCCGGACACGGAAAATCGGATTCTTCCAGACTGGAATGGACGAGCGAGCGATATGCAGATGATATCAAAGCTGTTGCAGATGCTGTTAATTCTCAGGAAATAATTCTTGTGGGGCATTCAATGTCCGGAGCCTATGTTTTGGAAGCTTCTTTAAAAATCCCACAGGTAAAGGCTTTAATCCTTATTGATACCTTGAAAAACTTAGATGAATATTATACTGAAGAACAGACTGAAGAAGTTTTATCACTGTACAAAGCTGATTTCAAATATACCGTAGAAAACCTCTTACCACAATATCTTTTTTCTGAACAAACTCCTTCTGATGTAAAAGAAAGATTACAACGCGAATTTCTTCAGAATGAACCTGAAATGGCTATCAACCTTCTCAGACCTTTATATAAAACTGATTTTAATACTATTGCAAAGCACGTTCAAATACCCGTTATAGCCATCAATTCTGATGCCTCTCCTACTGATCTGGAAGCCAACCGCAAATATTTGAAAAACTATGATTATGTTACGATAGAGGGGGTCGGGCATTATCCTATGCTTGAAAAGCCGGATGACTTCAATACCATTTTAGATCATGTTCTGAAAAGACTGATTTAA
- a CDS encoding DUF1801 domain-containing protein, whose protein sequence is MAKANKTTETNVNVTDFINSFVEKDEKKEDSFQLIQWMSEWTGFEPKMWGPTIIGFGSYHYKYASGHEGDMPLIGFSPRKAEFSLYVYSPTEESKHLLNDFGKFKMGKSCIYIKKLSDINIETLEKMCKATIAYLNENHECACREK, encoded by the coding sequence ATGGCTAAAGCAAATAAAACTACCGAGACAAATGTAAACGTAACTGATTTTATTAATTCATTTGTAGAAAAAGATGAAAAGAAAGAAGACAGCTTCCAACTAATACAATGGATGAGTGAATGGACAGGATTTGAGCCTAAAATGTGGGGACCTACCATCATAGGATTTGGCAGTTATCATTATAAATATGCAAGCGGACATGAAGGTGATATGCCCCTTATTGGATTTTCACCCCGTAAAGCAGAATTTTCACTGTATGTTTATTCGCCAACCGAAGAAAGTAAACACTTATTAAATGATTTTGGAAAATTTAAAATGGGAAAATCCTGCATTTACATCAAAAAACTTTCTGATATCAATATTGAAACTTTAGAGAAAATGTGTAAAGCAACCATTGCTTATTTAAATGAAAATCATGAATGTGCCTGTAGAGAAAAATAA
- a CDS encoding serine hydrolase domain-containing protein, whose amino-acid sequence MSYYKQLFLFFNILLLSINNSFAQNKSTAKIDSLMKEFHQAGFFNGNILAAKNNKIIYNASFGFADAAKTVKLTPDYRFNIGSITKEFSAVALLQLQEQGKLKLDDHVSKYIPELPKWADKVTLKNLLQYTSGIPNVNWKKIKSNQDIFDDLKLIDKLDFVPGTQYNYNMNNVFLRQFIVEKITGMTYKKYITKNIFKPCKMSSAEITPIVDEKFVAKGFNNKLIEDKPDFLVGGTFLTTTDLLKFLNCLHSKKLINENSLFALGQQFDLPDTQSSLGEAKFKNKKLIDHSHDGRAGSYEALLVSDLNEKLTVILLGNNYNGKLFEISDTIKAIMNNRKNSSLKK is encoded by the coding sequence ATGTCATATTATAAACAATTATTCTTATTTTTCAATATACTTCTTCTTTCCATCAATAATTCATTTGCCCAAAACAAAAGTACAGCTAAAATAGATTCCCTGATGAAGGAGTTTCATCAAGCGGGTTTCTTTAATGGAAATATTTTAGCAGCAAAAAATAATAAGATCATTTACAATGCTTCTTTCGGTTTCGCTGATGCTGCAAAAACGGTAAAGCTGACTCCTGATTACAGATTTAATATCGGTTCTATTACAAAAGAGTTTAGTGCCGTTGCGTTATTACAATTACAGGAGCAAGGTAAATTAAAGCTGGATGATCATGTTTCTAAATACATTCCGGAATTACCTAAATGGGCAGATAAAGTCACCCTAAAAAACTTACTGCAGTACACAAGCGGCATTCCTAATGTAAACTGGAAAAAAATTAAAAGTAATCAGGATATTTTCGATGATTTAAAATTAATTGACAAACTTGATTTTGTTCCGGGAACTCAGTACAATTACAACATGAACAATGTCTTTCTAAGGCAGTTTATTGTTGAAAAAATTACTGGAATGACCTACAAAAAATATATAACTAAAAATATTTTCAAACCATGCAAAATGAGTTCAGCAGAAATCACCCCTATTGTGGATGAAAAATTTGTTGCCAAAGGGTTTAATAACAAATTGATAGAAGATAAACCAGATTTTTTAGTTGGCGGAACCTTCTTAACGACAACTGATTTGCTAAAATTCTTGAATTGTCTTCATTCAAAAAAACTGATCAATGAAAATTCGCTGTTTGCATTGGGACAACAATTTGATTTGCCTGATACTCAATCCTCTTTAGGTGAAGCTAAATTTAAAAACAAGAAATTAATTGACCACTCTCATGATGGGAGAGCGGGAAGCTATGAAGCGCTTCTGGTTTCTGATCTGAATGAAAAATTGACCGTTATTTTATTAGGAAACAACTACAACGGAAAGTTATTTGAGATTTCTGATACCATTAAAGCTATTATGAATAACAGGAAAAATAGTTCTCTAAAAAAGTAA
- a CDS encoding 5-carboxymethyl-2-hydroxymuconate Delta-isomerase: MPHFIIDCSQDILQHRPPDELMDAVYKVADATGLFAPNDIKVRLQPYQYYRLGTGKKNFLHVFGYIMEGRTTEQKAELSGQISTQLSELLPDISFLSVNISDFEAATYSNRALINPENTDKDRHFGL, from the coding sequence ATGCCTCATTTTATTATAGATTGTTCGCAGGATATTCTTCAGCATAGACCGCCTGATGAATTAATGGATGCCGTTTATAAAGTAGCTGACGCAACAGGTCTGTTTGCTCCCAATGACATCAAAGTAAGACTTCAACCCTATCAATATTACAGATTGGGTACAGGTAAGAAAAATTTTTTGCATGTGTTTGGATATATCATGGAAGGGCGCACTACAGAACAAAAAGCAGAACTTTCCGGACAGATCAGTACCCAACTTTCAGAATTACTGCCGGATATTTCTTTTCTTTCTGTGAACATCAGTGATTTCGAAGCGGCAACTTACAGCAACAGAGCACTCATTAATCCTGAAAATACAGATAAAGACCGGCATTTCGGATTGTAA
- a CDS encoding DUF4919 domain-containing protein: MRKYIISGILVFIFQAFCAQINTDLIKKNVTENPQENFYKLLEVFKLNPSELTQEQLNQLYYGSKFIKIDYTIGNYNSESGTFWKPAQKRLSKSKAEKMVSEAESKYAINPLNKDLLDDMMNIYRALDNNEKRELCSKQKDVIMQTIEKSGDGKSEETAICVLTPGEVLQQLDKLAISGPRAEFSQKMKQLSDGSILTIYKIGDREVFVKLVGGYFF, from the coding sequence ATGAGAAAATATATTATTTCAGGTATTTTAGTATTCATTTTTCAGGCATTCTGTGCACAGATTAATACCGACTTAATCAAAAAGAACGTCACTGAAAATCCGCAGGAAAATTTTTATAAGCTTTTAGAAGTATTCAAATTAAATCCTTCTGAATTGACTCAGGAACAGTTGAATCAATTATATTACGGGAGTAAATTCATAAAAATTGATTATACCATTGGGAATTATAACAGTGAATCCGGAACATTCTGGAAACCCGCTCAAAAAAGGCTGTCAAAAAGTAAAGCAGAAAAAATGGTGAGTGAAGCTGAATCAAAATATGCCATTAATCCTCTCAACAAAGATTTACTGGATGATATGATGAATATTTATCGTGCACTTGATAATAATGAAAAAAGAGAATTGTGTTCCAAACAAAAGGATGTAATCATGCAAACGATAGAAAAAAGTGGCGACGGGAAAAGTGAAGAGACCGCAATTTGTGTTTTAACCCCTGGAGAAGTTTTACAACAGCTTGACAAACTTGCTATCTCAGGGCCGAGAGCTGAATTCAGCCAAAAAATGAAACAACTTTCAGACGGTAGTATACTAACAATTTATAAAATCGGAGACAGGGAAGTATTTGTAAAATTAGTTGGTGGATATTTTTTCTAA
- a CDS encoding VOC family protein, whose amino-acid sequence MNVHLSTIILYVKNVPLLTHFYVENFNLKVIEEDPIWALLDTGGIHIGLHKIGEQYFDQIEEEHTFDNNTKLVFEIDMDIISARNELISKNINMREIKTFENYPFWLCDGTDPEGNVFQLKSKK is encoded by the coding sequence ATGAATGTTCATCTCAGCACCATTATTCTGTATGTAAAAAATGTTCCATTACTTACCCATTTTTATGTAGAAAATTTTAATCTGAAAGTGATTGAAGAAGATCCAATATGGGCTTTGCTTGATACTGGAGGTATTCATATCGGATTGCACAAAATTGGGGAACAGTACTTTGACCAAATAGAGGAAGAACATACTTTTGACAACAATACAAAACTTGTTTTTGAAATTGATATGGATATAATATCTGCAAGAAATGAGCTGATTTCAAAAAACATCAACATGAGAGAAATCAAAACCTTTGAAAACTATCCTTTCTGGCTTTGTGACGGAACCGATCCTGAAGGAAATGTGTTCCAGTTAAAAAGTAAAAAATAA
- a CDS encoding ecotin family protein, with amino-acid sequence MKKIILFFSVLYSLILYSQEKPNYPEPEKGMKRVDLKLPKIENYKDYKVEIKFGIEMEVSECSSVEDFSFNSKNLVEKFAIQPYRYPYYELPKEMPIEMLTFNKPNCDETKKIKKKVVSSQNIFREYNGYYAIPFYIPEKWTVEYRLWKVSSEFQSAGL; translated from the coding sequence ATGAAAAAAATAATTTTATTCTTTTCTGTTTTATACTCATTAATACTATATTCACAGGAAAAACCCAATTATCCGGAACCCGAAAAAGGGATGAAAAGAGTTGATCTTAAACTGCCAAAAATTGAGAACTACAAAGACTATAAAGTTGAAATAAAATTTGGGATAGAAATGGAAGTTTCTGAATGCTCATCTGTTGAAGATTTCAGCTTTAATAGTAAGAATTTAGTAGAAAAATTTGCAATCCAACCGTACAGATACCCTTACTACGAATTACCCAAAGAAATGCCCATAGAGATGCTAACCTTTAACAAGCCGAATTGTGATGAAACCAAAAAGATAAAAAAGAAAGTTGTAAGCTCTCAGAATATCTTTAGGGAATATAATGGGTATTATGCAATTCCGTTCTATATTCCTGAAAAATGGACGGTAGAATACAGATTGTGGAAGGTGAGCTCAGAATTTCAAAGTGCAGGACTTTAG
- a CDS encoding dihydrofolate reductase family protein, translating to MKKIILDLATTLDGFIEGPNGETDWCIMDDDMDFDGFLSGIDSIFYGRVSYDAWGNYQPEENAAAEEQKLWKAVHSKNKFVFSSQSREDNNAVFISSDIVEKVLEIKNQGGKDIWLYGGASLIKTFIEHNLIDTYRISVHPIALGKGKPLFEDLKERLNLKLVRTHIFKSGVVQLIYEA from the coding sequence ATGAAAAAAATAATATTAGACCTTGCCACTACTCTAGACGGATTCATTGAAGGACCCAACGGTGAAACCGACTGGTGCATCATGGACGATGATATGGATTTTGATGGATTTCTTTCCGGAATAGACAGTATTTTTTATGGAAGGGTAAGTTATGATGCCTGGGGAAATTACCAGCCGGAAGAAAACGCTGCTGCCGAAGAACAAAAGCTTTGGAAGGCAGTGCATTCAAAAAATAAATTTGTCTTTTCCAGTCAAAGCAGAGAAGATAACAATGCTGTTTTTATTAGTTCTGACATTGTGGAAAAAGTTTTGGAAATAAAAAATCAGGGAGGAAAAGACATATGGCTGTACGGAGGGGCAAGTCTTATTAAAACCTTTATTGAACATAATCTTATTGACACTTATAGAATATCCGTACATCCAATAGCTCTGGGGAAAGGGAAACCTCTTTTTGAAGATTTAAAAGAACGACTGAATCTAAAACTTGTCAGGACCCATATTTTCAAGTCCGGTGTTGTACAACTTATTTATGAAGCTTAA
- a CDS encoding DinB family protein, whose protein sequence is MSLKALVNKTVQYNNWVVNKYIDWLSTKSDEQLNQETISSFPTILKTLHHIWQTQEYWWSHISEKNDFDFTKTTETTSKEDVFNAIRNNSQMLVDYVESLSEENLSKNVKIDSQWFQCDFSKYEYIQHAIIHGTYHRGQIVTMGRNIGITDAPMTDFNFWNIYKDQQ, encoded by the coding sequence ATGAGCTTAAAAGCATTAGTCAACAAAACCGTTCAGTACAACAACTGGGTAGTCAATAAGTACATCGACTGGTTATCCACAAAGTCTGACGAACAGCTGAATCAGGAAACTATTTCAAGCTTTCCTACAATTTTGAAAACATTACATCATATCTGGCAAACCCAGGAATACTGGTGGAGTCATATTTCTGAAAAGAATGATTTTGATTTTACTAAAACTACAGAAACCACCAGTAAAGAAGATGTTTTCAATGCGATAAGAAACAATTCACAAATGCTGGTAGATTATGTAGAAAGCTTGTCTGAAGAGAATCTTTCGAAAAATGTAAAGATAGATTCCCAATGGTTCCAGTGTGATTTTTCCAAATACGAATATATTCAGCATGCTATTATTCACGGGACTTATCACAGAGGACAAATCGTAACAATGGGAAGAAATATCGGAATCACCGACGCTCCTATGACGGATTTTAATTTCTGGAATATTTATAAAGATCAGCAATAA
- a CDS encoding DUF2461 domain-containing protein, which produces MKKAFEFLTHLKENNNREWFAQHKSEYEAIVKENKVFFTQIYHELQEHDQLKGIHIFRIYNDVRFSKDKAPYKNNFGVGYSRSKPMLRGGYYIQLEPGNSFVGGGFWGPEAKDLLRIRKEFEISSTEIEKIISDKTFIQYFGTLKGDSVKTAPRGFDKNHPAIDLIRKKQFLVMRKFTDKEVLSDNFQKEVLLTLLAMRPFFDYMSEILTTDLNGEPLF; this is translated from the coding sequence ATGAAAAAAGCATTTGAATTTCTGACTCATTTAAAAGAAAACAACAATCGTGAATGGTTTGCTCAACACAAATCTGAATATGAAGCCATTGTAAAAGAAAACAAAGTTTTTTTTACTCAGATCTATCATGAGCTTCAGGAGCATGATCAGCTCAAGGGAATTCATATTTTCAGAATTTACAATGATGTTCGTTTTTCTAAAGACAAGGCACCTTATAAGAATAATTTCGGAGTTGGATATTCCCGTTCGAAACCTATGCTGAGAGGTGGATATTATATTCAGCTGGAACCCGGCAATAGCTTTGTAGGCGGTGGATTTTGGGGTCCTGAGGCCAAAGATTTACTTCGTATCCGTAAAGAATTCGAAATCAGCAGTACAGAAATTGAAAAAATTATTTCTGATAAGACTTTTATACAGTATTTTGGAACACTCAAAGGTGATTCTGTAAAAACAGCTCCGCGAGGTTTTGATAAAAATCATCCGGCAATAGATTTGATTAGAAAAAAGCAATTTCTGGTGATGCGAAAGTTTACCGATAAAGAAGTTTTATCTGACAATTTTCAAAAAGAAGTACTTCTCACCCTGCTTGCCATGAGACCTTTTTTTGATTATATGAGTGAAATTCTGACCACGGATCTAAATGGAGAACCTTTGTTCTAA
- a CDS encoding helix-turn-helix domain-containing protein, protein MDRIEFRIAFGKRVEKFRKKLGLSYRELAQKCDVDHSNISKIEKGEVDLRISTIQELAKGLEVHPQELFDFKIE, encoded by the coding sequence ATGGATAGAATTGAGTTTCGAATAGCTTTTGGTAAAAGAGTTGAAAAATTTAGAAAGAAGTTGGGATTAAGCTATCGGGAGTTAGCTCAAAAATGTGATGTAGACCATAGTAATATCAGCAAAATTGAAAAAGGAGAAGTTGATTTAAGAATTTCAACGATACAGGAATTAGCTAAAGGTTTAGAAGTACATCCTCAAGAATTGTTTGATTTTAAAATAGAATAA